The Cherax quadricarinatus isolate ZL_2023a unplaced genomic scaffold, ASM3850222v1 Contig6357, whole genome shotgun sequence genome contains the following window.
taggttggaatactgctgtacagtaaTTACCCTCTTCAAGACatgcaaaattgctgacctggagagtgtacaaagaactttcatggcacatataagcatgataaggcacctaaattactgggaatggttgaaggtccttgatctgtatttcctggaaagcaggcgagagagatacatgataatatacatttggaaaatcctagaggcattagtaccaaacttacacatgaaaatcactccctatgaaagcaaaagacttggcaggagatgcaacatttcccaagTGAAAAGCAAGGTCTCCATGAGtacagagacaacacaataagtgtccaatagacctctggctgtcttcaaaaaggcactgGTCAGGCACCTAGAGTCAGAACCTAACCAGCTGGGCTGTGATTCATATGTCAGTTTATGTGCAAtcaacagtaacagcttggttgatcagaccctcatTCACCACGAGGCCTGCTCTCACACCGAGCTGCagaggcattgacccccgaaaccctctccaggtaaactccaggtatatcaaCAACTGTAATGATTAACCTATAATAACAAATATTTAACAAACCTTCTTTAAATTGTCTTTCATGAACATCCGATAATCattaccagtataatgacaacaatgatactgctgatagtttacctggtaattattaccagtataatgacaacaataatactgctgatagtttacctggtaattattaccagtataatgacaacaataatactgctgatagtttacctggtaattattaccagtataatgacaacaatgatactgctgatagtttacctggtaattattaccagtataatgacaacaataatactgctgatagtttacctggtaattattaccagtataatgacaacaatgatactgctgatagtttacctggtaattattaccagtataatgacaacaatgatactgctgatagtttacctggtaattattaccagtataatgacaacaataatactgctgatagtttacctggtaattattaccagtataatgacaacaatgatactgctgatagtttacctggtaattattaccagtataatgacaacaatgatactgctgatagtttacctggtaattattaccagtatgacaacaatgatactgctgatagtttacctggtaattattaccagtataatgacaacaatgatactgctgatagtttacctggtaattattaccagtataatgacaacaatgatgcttctgatagtttacctggtaattattaccagtataatgacaacaatgatactgctgatagtttacctggtaattattaccagtataatgacaacaatgatactgctgatactttacctggtaattattaccagtataatgacaacaatgatactgctgatagtttacctggtaattattaccagtataatgacaacaatgatactgctgatagtttacctggtaattattatcagtataatgacaacaataaTACTGCTGATAGGttacctggtaattattaccagtataatgacaacaatgatactgctgatagtttacctggtaattattaccagtataatgacaacaatgatactgctgatactttacctggtaattattaccagtataatgacaacaatgatactgctgatagtttacctggtaattattaccagtataatgacaacaatgatgcttctgatagtttacctggtaattattaccagtataatgacaacaatgatactgctgatagtttacctggtaattattaccagtataatgacaacaatgatactgctgatagtttacctggtaattattatcagtataatgacaacaataatactgctgatagtttacctggtaattattaccagtataatgacaacaatgatactgctgatagtttacctggtaattattaccagtataatgacaacaatgatgctgctgatagtttacctggtaattattaccagtataatgacaacaatgatgctgctgatagtttacctggtaattattacATGTATAATGACAATCATACTGCTcatagtttacctggtaattattatcagtataatgacaacaatgatgCTGCTGagtttacctggtaattattaccAATATAATGACAACAATGACACTGCTGATAGTTAACCTGGTAattaccagtataatgacaacaatgatactgctgatagtttacctggtaattatcagtataatgacaacaatgacACTTCTTatagtttacctggtaattattaccAGTATAATGATGACAATGATGCTGCTGATACTTTACCTGGTAattaccagtataatgacaacaatgacACTGCTTatagtttacctggtaattattaccagtataatgacaacaatgatactgctgatagtttacctggtaattattaccagtacaatgacaacaatgatactgctgatagtttacctagtaattattaccagtataatgacaaATGACACTGCTGATAGCTGGTAattaccagtataatgacaacaatgacactgctgacagtttacctggtaattaccagtataatgacaacaatgatactgctgatagtttacctggtaattatcagtataatgacaacaatgatactgccgatagtttacctggtaattattatcagtataatgacaacaatgatactgctgatagtttacctggtaattatCAGTATAATGAAAATGATGATACTGCTGAAAGTTTACCTGGTAattaccagtataatgacaacaattatactgctgatagtttacctggtaattatcagtataatgacaacaatgatgctgctgatagtttacctggtaattattatcagtataatgacaacaatgatgttgctgatagtttacctggtaattattaccagtataatgacaacaatgacactgctgatagtttacctggtaattattatcagtataatgacaacaatgatactgctgatagtttaACTGGTAattaccagtataatgacaacaatgatgCTGCTGATTgtttacctggtaattattatcagtatcatgacaacaatgatactgctgatagtttacctggtaattattaccagtataatgacaacaatgatgcttctgatagtttacctggtaattattaccagtataatgattatattagattttgccaccgaagtggctagtttattgtgcaccccatatccatcctgtggacggtagcgcgagagcatgtggatacacaaaaggcctagaaactaggccccaaagggttaacaggaatacatatggatttatatctacatatctatagttcacttatctgttacaagcaaatttaggaaatttgcttagtatatctggtatcttattttcattaataagatatcttgacatgtcacataggttattatactgtctgtctctgtattcctcaataagtggacaattaagcacatagtgttcaagagagtgaccatatacctgatcacataatttacatttagtttgatcatcatctgtgtgtctcccaaactgccagaagagcttgtaaccaagcctaagcctggccactacaacatcagtcagtctgttcacattgcaagttgctccataaacatacttatctacattcatgttatcatagtgggttatagatctactcaggcttctaactgcattcctataacaatcatcttcattatttacttctctcctaatattattcctaatgctagacacagttataccaaagttatattctacgttctccttctggatactcttcttggctaacatatcaactttatcatgaaggagtaatccaatgtgtgatgggatccatagcaattgtacattaattcctttgtccctaatttttgagtatctatacctggcttccccaatgagcatgttgttggagtcattatatgagccaagagccttcaatgatgacatagaatcagtaatgatgatagagtcaagctcagtgtcataggttagctttagcgccattaggattgcaaacaattcagtttgcagtgtagatgcccagttgttaattcttatgcctaactcaacaaatttattatcgttcttaacaagggaggtggcaacaagagcagatgcagccctgccagaagactcctgtttagatccatcagtgtatataacttgtgataacttattactaccagctaggcgaaaaatttcttcttgagcagttgctctaacaagagatttaaggaagggattactagcaatgagcttcttgggagggacttgtaggtatgtgatattaaatgaacgcatcttccatggaggggtgaaatgctcttgttgcctacagtgatacagttcatgcaggttataaaacttaatgcaattgcacgttttcacaatccatttagatctgtgtgtatttacctctagacacttggtaagattcactgtgacagtgtctggttcgtttctcaacattctaataccgagtacagtgttaatttcaacaatcctatcactgatactagaaataccaagctccttcctcatgttaagaacttttgtagatctgggacagccaagaatagtcctgagagcttcattttgcattaactccaagggttggagggaactttctctagctaatatcaacatgggagcagcataatcaattaaggacctaacataggctatgtacatcattctcacgattctcacattagcaccatagttgggattgtagccagcaacagctttgagagcatttagcctagctttacatttcatgtttagttgtggtatagtggatttgttaaagggtacatctacaccaagatatctgtaagttttaacgtagctaatgatttcaccctgcaaatagatgggtgggggatgtcgtttgcttattaatatctttgttttagaggaagatattatgaggcctagtcgattacaaattgcttgaacttcattaagaatggtattcatcttcttatgccctgttgtatggatcatgatatcatcagcatagcttatagctatatgtttaggtgaggcaggtagagcatttaggagagcaataatcagaatattaaatagcatgggactaagaactcctccctgcggtgtacctaaagacatttctttagaatcacttctgaagccttggtaaaggacagaggatactctatttgacaggtatcctattatccagcagagtaagctaccaccaatattcattttgcctagttcatgtagtataacggttctgtttgcaatatcaaatgcaaattttagatcaagaaaagtggtaaaactagtagaggtgtgtgcagtgagaaaggtggaaatacagttctgcacacttctacctttcatgaacccatagaggtagggggaaagttgatgtctgattctgtagtacaatctgttaagcatcattctttcaaaagttttgcaaagacaactagttaaggagatcggcctaaatgtatcaggctgttggggcttagggataggcacaatgagactattggtccagtaAGTAGGAAGAACGcactcaatgtaactgagattatacagtgccaacaaagggttatcaggcacgtgctttagagttctgagaatatcataggttataccatcctctccaggagcagttgatcgacctttggttaatgcattatctaattcatactcggtaaagaggcaatcactctcatcaatattttggctcataaaattaatcagtttcaacatttcttcagaagtactctctaatttttttctaatatgagatggaaggctttcatgcctggatgttttggaccagtcatttatgaggtcatttgctttttcaagaggaaagggatgagcaacattgccagtctttttcctggttattttatttatacctttccaagccaaactcaaaggggtggacctatttaatccactaacaaactgttcccattcctgttgcctaagttcttcctttctattccttgcatttgt
Protein-coding sequences here:
- the LOC138852279 gene encoding uncharacterized protein; translated protein: MLRNEPDTVTVNLTKCLEVNTHRSKWIVKTCNCIKFYNLHELYHCRQQEHFTPPWKMRSFNITYLQVPPKKLIASNPFLKSLVRATAQEEIFRLAGSNKLSQVIYTDGSKQESSGRAASALVATSLVKNDNKFVELGIRINNWASTLQTELFAILMALKLTYDTELDSIIITDSMSSLKALGSYNDSNNMLIGEARYRYSKIRDKGINVQLLWIPSHIGLLLHDKVDMLAKKSIQKENVEYNFGITVSSIRNNIRREVNNEDDCYRNAVRSLSRSITHYDNMNVDKYVYGATCNVNRLTDVVVARLRLGYKLFWQFGRHTDDDQTKCKLCDQVYGHSLEHYVLNCPLIEEYRDRQYNNLCDMSRYLINENKIPDILSKFPKFACNR